Sequence from the Halobaculum rubrum genome:
ACTCGACGAATCCGGACTGGATCTCTCGGGCGGCCAACAGCAGCGACTCTGTATCGCACGGGCCATCGCGCCCGACCCGGAGGTCATCCTGATGGACGAGCCGGCCTCGGCGCTGGACCCGGTGGCGACCTCGAAGATCGAGGACCTCATCGACGACCTCGCCGAGGAGTACACGGTCGTCATCGTCACCCACAACATGCAGCAGGCGGCCCGTATCTCCGACAAGACGGCGGTGTTCCTCACCGGCGGCGAGCTGGTCGAGTTCGACGACACCGACAAGATCTTCGAGAACCCCGACTCCCAGCGTGTCGAGGACTACATCACCGGCAAGTTCGGGTAACGCCGTCCGGGTCGGTTCCCCGGCCGGCTGCGGTCCGGTGTCTGTTCTCCGTCGTCCGTTCCCCACTTCTATCACACTGTTCTCCGACCGTCACGCCGTTCAGCGATCGCTATCGACGGCTCGCGCTCCGATCTCGACGTCGCCGTCGTCTTCGAGGCGGACGACGAGCGGCCCGCGGGCGGGGCAGCGCGCGAGCGACCGCCGGACCGGCTCTCTCCCGTTGCCGCGGGTCGCCGTGACGGTGAACGCCCCCGCGGGCGGGACTGTCGTCTGTACCCGAACAGTCGCGTTCGCGGCCGGGTAGACGGTCCGGTCGAGCACTCGCTCCCCGTCGGCGTCGACGGCCACGCCGACGGTGGCGTCGGAGTCAGTCGGGTTCTCGACGAGCACGTCGCGGACCAGGAGGTCACACACCAGTCGGGGGCCTCCGCCGAGCAGACAGTACAGCGGACCGTCCTCGACCGGACGCCACCCGCGGCGGTCGTCGCCCGCGTCCGTCTCGACGGAGACGGAGATCCGGTCCTGTGGCACCGACAACGGAACCGGGATGCGCGACCCGGACGGCACGCGGAGGTCAACGCCCGCGGCGCCGTCGCCGTCCGAGGCGGTGATCCGAAGGCGCCCGCCGTCGGTTGGCGCGTCGACGACGAGCACGGCGGCGGCGGTTCCGCTCGCGGACGCCACGAGCCCGCCGGTCGCCCCCTCGACGAACGACGGCGCCGCCGACTGCGGGTAGACGTCGCGGACGCTCACGCCGCCGTCGAGGTCGATCCCCAGGTCGTCGCCGCCGGGCCCGGGCGCCCAGTCGATCGTCCGCCGGCGGTTGTCGGCCGTCCGAACCGACACGGTGTACGGGCGCGCGGCACCCAGCACGTCCGGGAGGACGGTTCGACCGGCCGGGGGAACACGGACCGTCCGTGCGAGCACGTCCGTTTCGCCCTCCGTGACCTGAAGCGTGATCCACTCGGACCTGACGAGCCGGTTCGAGACGACCACCGAGCGGGGGCGGTCGAGCGCATCGGCGTCGCCGGCGCCGTAGGCGGTCGGCTCGGGCGTCGGGGTCGGCGAGGTCGTCGGCGTCGCCCGCAACGCGGGGTTGACCGTCCGGCCGCCGGTATCGCTCCCCGCGGACGAACAGCCGGCCAGCGCCGCGGCACCCGCGATCAGGAGATATCGGCGGTACACGGCGATCGTAAGTGCGACGCCGGCATAACGTCGGCGGCGACGGGGCGGAACGGATTCCGGATGGCGGGGTCGTGCTCGGGACCGCTCGGAACCGCTCTGGAGCGCTGCGGTGAGCTCTATACACGAACCAGCCCACGAACACAAACCCTTACGACCTGCGCCGAGGGACTCGTGAGTATGGCACGGAAACAGTATCAGGAACGCCTCGAGGAGCTCCGCGAGGACGTGCTCTACATGAGCGAGATCGTCGCCGAGCGTCTTCGCATGGGGATGGACGCTCTCGATACGAAAGACGAGGAGCTCGCTCAGCGGGTCATCGATGAGGACGCGGAAGTGAACCAGCTGTACCTCGAACTTGAGCAGGACTGCGTCGATCTCCTCGCGCTCCAGCAGCCGGTCGCGGGCGACCTGCGGTTCATCGCGGCGACGTTCAAGATCATTACGGACCTCGAGCGCATCGGCGACCTCGCGACCAACCTCGGCGAGTACAGCCTCCAGGCCGAGCGCGACGTGTTCCCCGACGTGGACGCCCAGCGCATCGGCGAGGCGACCCTGGAGATGCTCGACGACGCCATGACCGCCTACGCCGAGGAAGACGTCGACGCCTGCTACGAGGTCGCCGAGGCCGACGACGACGTGGACCGACTGTGCGAGGACGCGAGCGCCGCGGTCATGCGGGAACTCCTCGAACGGGAGGGCGTCACCGAGCAGGACATCGACGACATGATGGCGGACGTCTCCCGGCTCCTGCTCACGATCCGCGACCTCGAACGCGTCGGCGACCACGCGGTCAACATCGCCGCCCGGACGCTGTACATGGTCGAGAACGACGACGAGCTCATCTACTGACCGACCTCTTTTGCGGGGGGCATGTCCTCGCGGGCGGCTTCGCCGCCCGCTGCGGGAACCCGAGACGAAAAGAAGTTTTTTATTGGAAGCCGACCCGCCCGCCGCGGTCGGTGCGGAGGCTGTCGGTGCCGCCGCCCTTGAACTGCTCTTCGATGTCGGCGTAGTAGCTCATGATCTCGTCGGAGATCGTCGGTCGGACAGTCTCCATCGCCTGCTCGAAGTGGCGCATGTTCACCTCCTCGGCGTCGTCGTCCTCGCGGAGCGCCTGGATGGCCGCCTCGCGGCCGACCGACTCCAGATCGGATCCGACGTAGCCCTCGGTGCGCTCGGCGAGTTCGCGCAGGCTCACGTCGGCGCTCAGGGGCGTGTCGTCGGTGTGGATCTTGAGGATCTGCTCGCGGCCCTCCTCGTCGGGCTGGCCGATCATCACGAGGCGGTCGAACCGCCCCGAGCGGATGAGCGCCGGGTCGATCATATCGGGCCGGTTCGTCGCGCCGATCACCATCACGTTCTCCATCTCCTCGAGGCCGTCGAGTTCGGTCAGGAGCTGGTTGACGACGCGCTCGGAGACGTTGTTCCCCATGTCCTGGCCCCTGCTGGGTGCCAGCGAGTCGAGCTCGTCGAAGAAGACGATCGTCGGGGCCACCTGCCGGGCCTTACGGAACGTCTGGCGGATCGCCTTCTCGGATTCGCCGACCCACTTCGAGAGCAGCTGCGGCCCCCGCACCGAGATGAAGTTCGCGTTCGTCTCGTTGGCGACGGCCTTCGCCATCAGCGTCTTCCCGGTGCCGGGCGGGCCGTACAGGAGCACCCCCTTCGGGGCCTCGACACCCATCCGCTCGAACTTCTCGGGCGTCCGCAGCGGCCACTCGACCGCCTCCTTCACCTGCTGTTGGGCCTCGTCCAGGCCGCCGACGTCCTCCCACGTGACCTTCGGGAGTTCGACGAGCACCTCCCGCATCGCCGAGGGCTCAACCTCGGAAAGCGCGCCCTGGAAGTCGTCGCGCTTGACGATCATCCGGTCGATGAGGCTCGGCGGGATGTCCTCCTCGTCGAGGTCGATCTCCGGGAGGTAGCGCCGCAGGGCCTTCATCGCCGCCTCCTTCGTGAGGTTCTCGATGTCGGCGCCGACGAAGCCGTGGGTCTCGTCGGCCAGGCGGTCGAGGCCGACGTCGTCCGACAGCGGCATGCCGCGGGTGTGGATCTGGAGGATCTCCTTGCGGCCGACCTCGTCGGGGACGCCGATCTCGATCTCGCGGTCGAAGCGACCGGGGCGGCGAAGGGCGGGGTCGACGCTGTCGACGCGGTTCGTCGCGGCGATGACGATCACCTGTCCGCGCGTCTCCAGTCCGTCCATCATCGTGAGGAGCTGGGCGACGACGCGGCGCTCGACCTCGCCGGTCACGTCCTCGCGTTTGGGCGCGATGGAGTCCAGCTCGTCGATGAAGATGATGCTGGGACTCTCGTCTTTCGCGTCCTCGAAGATCTCCCGGAGCTGTTGTTCGGACTCTCCGTAGTACTTGGAGATGATCTCGGGGCCGGCGATGGAGAAGAAGCTCGCGGAGGTCTCGTTGGCGACGGCCTTCGCCAGCAGCGTCTTCCCGGTGCCGGGCGGGCCGTGCAGGAGGACACCCTGCGGCGGCTCGATCCCCAGCTTCTTGAATATCTGGGGGTGTTTCATCGGCAGTTCGACCATTTCGCGGACGCGCTGGATCTCCGACTGGAGGCCGCCGATGTCCTCGTAGGTGATGCCGCCGCCGGTCTTCTCGAACCCCGAGATCGGCTCCTCGCGGAGTTCGACCTCGGTGTCCTCGGTGATGAGACAGACGCCCTCGGGCTCGGTGTCGACGGCGATGAGCGGGATCGCCTGTCCCGGCGAGCGCATGAACGGGTGGTTCGTGGAGGACATCACGGGGACGATGTCGCGCTCGACGACCGGGCGCTTGAGGATCTGGCGTTTCACCATGCCGGCGGCGTCGGAGCCGA
This genomic interval carries:
- a CDS encoding CDC48 family AAA ATPase, with the translated sequence MNEVQLEVAKAYPNDSGRGIARLDPDTLLHLKLSPGDIIEIEGAETTAAKVWRADRQDWNTDTVRIDGFTRQNADVGIGERVTIRKAEAKKAEKLTLAPPEEASVQFGSDAAGMVKRQILKRPVVERDIVPVMSSTNHPFMRSPGQAIPLIAVDTEPEGVCLITEDTEVELREEPISGFEKTGGGITYEDIGGLQSEIQRVREMVELPMKHPQIFKKLGIEPPQGVLLHGPPGTGKTLLAKAVANETSASFFSIAGPEIISKYYGESEQQLREIFEDAKDESPSIIFIDELDSIAPKREDVTGEVERRVVAQLLTMMDGLETRGQVIVIAATNRVDSVDPALRRPGRFDREIEIGVPDEVGRKEILQIHTRGMPLSDDVGLDRLADETHGFVGADIENLTKEAAMKALRRYLPEIDLDEEDIPPSLIDRMIVKRDDFQGALSEVEPSAMREVLVELPKVTWEDVGGLDEAQQQVKEAVEWPLRTPEKFERMGVEAPKGVLLYGPPGTGKTLMAKAVANETNANFISVRGPQLLSKWVGESEKAIRQTFRKARQVAPTIVFFDELDSLAPSRGQDMGNNVSERVVNQLLTELDGLEEMENVMVIGATNRPDMIDPALIRSGRFDRLVMIGQPDEEGREQILKIHTDDTPLSADVSLRELAERTEGYVGSDLESVGREAAIQALREDDDAEEVNMRHFEQAMETVRPTISDEIMSYYADIEEQFKGGGTDSLRTDRGGRVGFQ
- the phoU gene encoding phosphate signaling complex protein PhoU; this encodes MARKQYQERLEELREDVLYMSEIVAERLRMGMDALDTKDEELAQRVIDEDAEVNQLYLELEQDCVDLLALQQPVAGDLRFIAATFKIITDLERIGDLATNLGEYSLQAERDVFPDVDAQRIGEATLEMLDDAMTAYAEEDVDACYEVAEADDDVDRLCEDASAAVMRELLEREGVTEQDIDDMMADVSRLLLTIRDLERVGDHAVNIAARTLYMVENDDELIY